Proteins encoded in a region of the Anopheles aquasalis chromosome 2, idAnoAquaMG_Q_19, whole genome shotgun sequence genome:
- the LOC126572554 gene encoding SKI family transcriptional corepressor 2-like codes for MNVTPAAAAVAGVVVVAGTSAAANATTHCASSSIAPRATTVAGRGTHSKQSILANGRAKGSVIGRHHNHYHNHHHHQHPNHNHGKQQQQQHYHIPLDTYQPLQPLHLPNLRLGTTCFYPSGPPPPPPPPPPPPLTSLAPGTTSAIETVAVEASSTALTVAVEASSTALVRPKPQTLSLAPPAVACNGSNYLSQLSAASLSTTSSQHHFHHHHHHHHHHHFLAQQPMTRIATISSPMSPTSCCSQRPPAEMQPTTPNSDATTPTLVKVKTWYTVTKQGLSY; via the exons ATGAATGtgacgccagcagcagcagcagtagcaggggtggtagtggtggccggAACGTCCGctgccgccaacgccaccacgcACTGCGCCTCTTCTTCCATTGCACCGCGAGCCACCACCGTGGCAGGTCGTGGCACTCACAGTAAACAATCGATATTGGCCAACGGGCGAGCGAAAGGCAGCGTCATCGGCCGCCATCACAATCACtaccataatcatcatcatcatcagcatcctaaCCACAACcacggcaagcagcagcaacagcagcactaccacATTCCGCTCGATACGTACCAaccgctgcagccgctgcaCTTGCCAAATTTGCGGCTCGGGACGACCTGCTTCTATCCATcgggaccaccacccccacctccgcctccaccaccaccaccactaacatCACTAGCACCAGGAACAACAAGCGCCATCGAGAccgtggcggtggaggcgtCATCGACGGCGCTG AccgtggcggtggaggcgtCATCGACGGCGCTGGTACGGCCAAAACCCCAAACGCTCTCGCtggcaccaccggcggtggccTGCAATGGGTCCAACTATTTGAGTCAGCTCTCGGCGGCTTCACTCTCAACGACGTCTTCCCAGCACCatttccatcaccatcatcatcaccaccatcatcatcactttctgGCGCAGCAACCGATGACGCGCATCGCCACGATCTCTTCGCCCATGTCACCGACCTCCTGCTGCAGCCAGCGGCCACCCGCCGAGATGCAACCGACCACACCGAACTCGGACGCCACCACACCGACGCTGGTCAAGGTGAAGACCTGGTACACGGTCACCAAACAGGGCCTATCGTACTGA
- the LOC126572553 gene encoding Kv channel-interacting protein 4-like isoform X2, with translation MAGPHLEESTVTTPSITGHHGVMVNTASALSLSRPTNLESSICTIDDFFAHFKHKELENDVSKYLSHKQRPLCRRVLAYLRTAWMGAKFSSKSDCELEEIVSPPKYRPESIAALCEATRFTEAEIKRIYRGFKAECPAGIIREETFKFIYSQFFPQGANTGLYAHYVFNTLDKENTGILSFENFVQGLSILSRGTLEEKLCWTFSLYDINHDGKITREEMTDIVTAIYELMGARDDGGTDEVNIKSKVDTIFQKMDTNRDGVITIEEFLDCCRKDQLISSSMGVFDSTI, from the exons ATGGCCGGGCCACACCTGGAGGAGTCGACGGTTACGACACCGTCCATCACGGGCCACCATGGCGTGATGGTGAACACGGCCTCCGCCCTCAGCCTATCGCGCCCAACGAACCTCGAAAGCTCGATCTGCACCATCGACGACTTCTTCGCGCACTTCAAACACAAGGAGCTGGAGAACGATGTGTCCAAGTATCTGTCGCACAAGCAGCGCCCGCTGTGCCGGCGGGTACTGGCCTACCTGCGCACCGCCTGGATGGGAGCGAAGTTCAGCTCGAAGAGTG ACTGTGAGCTGGAGGAGATCGTGTCCCCACCGAAGTATCGGCCCGAGTCGATAGCGGCCCTGTGCGAGGCGACGCGGTTCACCGAGGCCGAGATCAAGCGCATCTACCGGGGCTTCAAGGCGGAGTGTCCGGCCGGCATCATACGCGAGGAAACGTTCAAGTTCATCTACTCACAGTTCTTCCCCCAAGGAG CCAACACTGGACTGTATGCACACTACGTGTTCAATACCCTGGACAAGGAGAATACGGGAATACTGAGCTTTGAG AACTTTGTGCAAGGGCTGTCGATACTGTCACGCGGTACGCTGGAGGAGAAACTATGCTGGACCTTCTCGCTGTACGACATCAATCACGATGGCAAGATTACGCGCGAAGAGATGACCGACATCGTGACGGCGATCTACGAGCTGATGGGTGCGCGCGATGACGGCGGCACGGACGAGGTGAACATCAAGAGCAAGGTGGACACCATTTTCCAG AAAATGGACACCAACCGTGACGGTGTGATAACGATCGAAGAGTTCCTGGATTGCTGCCGCAAGGATCAGCTCATCTCCAGCTCGATGGGTGTGTTCGACTCGACCATATGA